One genomic window of Comamonas serinivorans includes the following:
- a CDS encoding NADP-dependent malic enzyme, translating to MSDAPSTHPDDKRARLRQAALEYHEFPTPGKIAVTPTKQVTNQYDLSLAYSPGVAVPCEEIVKDPSAAFRYTARGNLVGVVTNGTAVLGLGDIGPLAGKPVMEGKGVLFKKFSGIDVFDIEINEKDPDKLVDIIASLEPTFGGINLEDIKAPDCFIVERKLRERLSIPVFHDDQHGTAIVVGAAILNGLKVVGKDPAQVKLVTSGAGAAALACLNLLVKLGIPRQNIWVTDLAGVVYEGRTELMDPVKAVFAQPTAQRTLAEVIEGADVFLGLSAGGVLKPEMAAKMGARPIIMALANPNPEITPEEVQSVRSDAIIATGRTDYPNQVNNVLCFPYIFRGALDSGATTITDGMQVAAVRAIAELAQAEQSEEVARAYVGHTLSFGPEYLIPKPFDPRLMMKIAPAVAQAAVEDGVALRPIADMQAYVEKLQTFVYASGTIMKPIISAAKVAKCKRVAYAEGEDERVLRAAQVVADDGIARPTLIGRPAIIAQRIQKFGLRLEAGRDYDVVNVEMDDRYRELWQRYYEKTKRKGITPAIAKIEMRRRLALIGAMLLDRGDVDGLICGTWGTTPMHLNYIDQVIGKKPGCNTYACMNGLILPGRQVFLVDTHVNYDPSAEQLAEITEMAAQEMMRFGIKPRAALLSHSSFGTSNQPSAQKMREVLEILQTRSPWLEVDGEMHGDLALDSAARRTYMPDSTLLGDANLLVMPNIDAANIAYNLLKVTSGGGIAVGPVLLGAAKPVHILTPSATVRRLVNMTALAVVDANME from the coding sequence ATGAGCGACGCCCCCTCCACCCACCCGGATGACAAACGCGCACGGCTGCGCCAAGCCGCGCTGGAGTACCACGAGTTCCCCACCCCCGGCAAGATTGCCGTCACGCCGACCAAGCAGGTCACCAACCAGTACGACCTGTCCCTGGCCTATTCGCCGGGCGTGGCCGTGCCCTGCGAGGAGATCGTCAAGGACCCGTCGGCCGCCTTCCGCTACACGGCACGCGGCAACCTGGTGGGCGTGGTGACCAACGGCACGGCCGTGCTGGGTCTGGGCGACATCGGCCCGCTGGCCGGCAAGCCGGTGATGGAGGGCAAGGGCGTCCTGTTCAAGAAGTTCTCGGGCATCGACGTGTTCGACATCGAGATCAACGAGAAGGACCCCGACAAGCTGGTCGACATCATTGCCTCGCTGGAGCCCACCTTCGGCGGCATCAACCTCGAGGACATCAAGGCGCCCGATTGCTTCATCGTCGAGCGCAAGCTGCGTGAGCGCCTGAGCATCCCCGTCTTCCACGACGACCAGCACGGCACCGCCATCGTGGTGGGCGCGGCCATCCTGAACGGCCTGAAGGTGGTGGGCAAGGACCCGGCGCAGGTCAAGCTGGTGACCTCGGGGGCCGGCGCGGCCGCCCTGGCCTGCCTGAACCTGCTGGTCAAGCTCGGCATTCCGCGTCAGAACATCTGGGTGACCGACCTGGCCGGCGTGGTCTACGAGGGCCGCACCGAGCTGATGGACCCGGTCAAGGCCGTGTTTGCGCAGCCCACCGCGCAGCGCACGCTGGCCGAGGTGATCGAAGGCGCCGACGTGTTCCTGGGCCTGTCGGCCGGCGGCGTGCTCAAGCCCGAGATGGCGGCCAAGATGGGCGCCCGCCCCATCATCATGGCGCTGGCCAACCCCAACCCGGAGATCACGCCCGAAGAGGTGCAGTCCGTCCGCAGCGACGCGATCATCGCCACCGGCCGCACGGACTACCCCAACCAGGTCAACAACGTCCTGTGCTTCCCCTACATCTTCCGCGGCGCGCTGGACAGCGGGGCCACCACCATCACCGACGGCATGCAGGTGGCCGCCGTGCGCGCGATTGCCGAGCTGGCGCAGGCCGAACAGTCCGAAGAAGTGGCCCGCGCCTATGTGGGCCACACGCTGTCGTTCGGGCCCGAATACCTGATCCCCAAGCCGTTTGACCCGCGCCTGATGATGAAGATCGCGCCGGCCGTGGCGCAAGCTGCGGTGGAAGATGGCGTCGCGCTGAGGCCGATCGCCGACATGCAGGCCTACGTCGAGAAGCTGCAGACCTTCGTCTACGCCTCGGGCACCATCATGAAGCCCATCATTTCGGCGGCCAAGGTGGCGAAGTGCAAGCGCGTGGCCTACGCGGAAGGCGAAGACGAGCGCGTGCTGCGGGCGGCCCAGGTGGTGGCCGACGACGGCATCGCCCGACCCACGCTGATCGGCCGCCCGGCCATCATCGCCCAGCGCATCCAGAAGTTCGGCCTGCGCCTGGAAGCCGGACGTGATTACGACGTGGTCAACGTCGAGATGGACGATCGCTACCGCGAGCTGTGGCAGCGCTATTACGAGAAGACCAAGCGCAAGGGCATCACCCCGGCCATCGCCAAGATCGAGATGCGCCGCCGCCTGGCGCTGATCGGCGCCATGCTGCTGGACCGCGGCGATGTGGACGGCCTGATCTGCGGCACCTGGGGCACCACGCCCATGCACCTGAACTACATCGACCAGGTGATCGGCAAGAAGCCCGGCTGCAACACCTACGCCTGCATGAACGGCCTGATCCTGCCGGGCCGTCAGGTGTTCCTGGTGGACACCCACGTCAACTACGACCCCTCGGCCGAGCAACTGGCCGAGATCACCGAGATGGCCGCCCAGGAGATGATGCGCTTCGGCATCAAGCCGCGCGCCGCACTGCTGTCGCACTCCAGCTTCGGCACCTCGAACCAGCCCAGCGCCCAGAAGATGCGCGAGGTGCTGGAGATCCTGCAGACGCGTTCGCCGTGGCTGGAGGTCGATGGGGAAATGCACGGCGACCTGGCGCTGGACTCGGCAGCCCGCCGCACCTACATGCCGGACAGCACCTTGCTGGGCGATGCCAACTTGCTGGTCATGCCCAACATCGACGCCGCCAACATCGCCTACAACCTGCTCAAGGTCACGTCGGGTGGCGGCATCGCCGTGGGCCCGGTGCTGCTGGGCGCTGCCAAGCCCGTGCACATCCTGACCCCCAGCGCCACCGTGCGCCGGCTGGTCAACATGACCGCGCTGGCCGTGGTTGACGCCAACATGGAGTGA
- a CDS encoding acyl-CoA thioesterase, with translation MPRLVLDLPKAFAFSTDVQIYLSHVNQGGHLDNAQLLALVSEARVRFFNWLGYREFDVGDLNIVVADMMAQYKSEGFHGEVMRIEMVPQDLNRYGFDLWFHMTEAEQGREVSRGKSGIVFVSRSTGKPTAMPEPVRARFAEVAAVSQD, from the coding sequence ATGCCCCGCCTCGTCCTCGATCTGCCCAAAGCCTTTGCCTTTTCCACCGACGTGCAGATCTACCTCTCGCATGTGAACCAGGGCGGGCACCTGGACAACGCCCAGCTGCTGGCGCTGGTGTCGGAAGCGCGTGTGCGGTTTTTCAACTGGCTGGGCTACCGCGAGTTCGACGTGGGCGACCTCAACATCGTCGTCGCGGACATGATGGCGCAGTACAAGTCCGAAGGCTTCCACGGCGAGGTCATGCGCATCGAGATGGTGCCCCAGGACCTGAACCGCTACGGCTTTGACCTCTGGTTCCACATGACCGAAGCCGAGCAGGGGCGCGAGGTGTCGCGCGGCAAGTCGGGCATCGTGTTCGTCAGCCGCAGCACGGGCAAGCCCACGGCCATGCCCGAGCCGGTGCGCGCACGCTTCGCCGAGGTGGCGGCCGTCTCGCAGGACTGA